The following nucleotide sequence is from Streptomyces bathyalis.
GACGAACCTTTCGGCGTCAATCGCCGTCCGATGCTCATCGACCGCCTCGACTGGAGCGGCGGCTGGCCCGCCGTGCGGGGAGGCAAGGGGGCTTCGGAGGGCAGGCAGCTCGCGCCCGTCGCTTCGCCAAGGGCAGCTGCGGGCAAGGGTGTTCAGCGTTCCGACGGCGGACAGGGCGCCGGCTCAGTGGTCCCGCGGCCGGGCCGTGTGGACCCCTCCCGCAGCGACGAGTTCGACGGCGGGCAGCCCGGCCCCGGATGGGAGTGGGTGCGCGAGCCCGCGGGTCGGGTGACCGGCGGCCGCTACGTGTGGCCGACGCAGGACGCCGAGCTGCACAAGGACGAGAACACCGCGTCGCTGATGCTGCGGGAGGTGCCACGCGGCGACTTCACCGTGGAGACGAAGCTGACCATCGACCTGGGCGAGCAGACCGTCCGGAACTATCAGCAGGCCGGGCTGGTCGCCTACGCCGGCGACGACAGGTATCTGCGCCTGGCGCACGCCGCCATCTGGAACACCCGGCAGACCGAGTACGGCAAGGAGGAGCCCTACGCCGATGACATCGCGTACGGCTCCACGTCCGTCGGCCCGCCGGCGCGCACCACCTGGCTGCGCCTGAAGCACACCACCGCTTCCGGCAGCGGCGAGCACCGCGTCCAGGCCTTCACCAGCCGTGACGGGGAGAAGTGGATCGCGGGCGGCACGTGGACGGTTCCCGCCGGAGAGCGGCTGCGCTTCGGGCTGGCCTCGATGGGCGGGAAGGGAGCAACGGCACAGTTCGACTACTTCCGCCTCTACAAGCGCTGAGCGCCACGGCCGCCCCGCCGGTACACGGACACGGACACGGCCAGGGCCAGGCCGTCCCCTCGGACGGTCCGGCGCGCCCGCCGCCGTACAGCGCTCCCGTCCGTGCATGACACGGCCGCAGCACGGCTACCCCGGAAGGCAAGAACCACGAACCCGAAAGGACCACGAACCCGAAGGGAAAGCGCTGATGATCTCGGAGACGGTCTCGGTGGCGGTGCCCGGCAGTGTGGAACTCCCGGGCGACATGGAGGTACCCCCCTCCCCGCGCGGTGTCGTGCTGTTCGTCCACGGAAGCGGCAGTTCCCGCCACAGCCCCCGCAACCGCGCGGTCGCCGAGGACCTGCGGCGGCAAGGCTGGGCGACCTTGCTGACCGATCTCCTCAGCGAGGAGGAGGAGCGCACCGACGCGGTGACCGGCCAGTACCGCTTCGACATCGCCCTCCTCG
It contains:
- a CDS encoding family 43 glycosylhydrolase; this encodes HVQAPDGRRYLYYGSYYGGIEVTELSGDGTRTKGRPTKVATDNRFEGAYVIRRGGWWYLFASSGDCCAGPTTGYSVFVGRSRSVRGPFTDREGAPLTASRTGGTIALTPNGNRWVGTGHNAVVKDFAGQDWMAYHAIDRAEPYLDEPFGVNRRPMLIDRLDWSGGWPAVRGGKGASEGRQLAPVASPRAAAGKGVQRSDGGQGAGSVVPRPGRVDPSRSDEFDGGQPGPGWEWVREPAGRVTGGRYVWPTQDAELHKDENTASLMLREVPRGDFTVETKLTIDLGEQTVRNYQQAGLVAYAGDDRYLRLAHAAIWNTRQTEYGKEEPYADDIAYGSTSVGPPARTTWLRLKHTTASGSGEHRVQAFTSRDGEKWIAGGTWTVPAGERLRFGLASMGGKGATAQFDYFRLYKR